One genomic window of Thalassolituus hydrocarboniclasticus includes the following:
- a CDS encoding AAA family ATPase, producing the protein MQDLHDLSLLLDRQVPLLLLESHEEARALEMLTRLAIRRGLALQQWTLSDGLRRLGFGEDIGASETTQPADALRIVREREQGGLFIFCDLHPFLEEPLVVRLLKDIALQHERYGKTVVLLSHRLQAPPELQRLAASFSLQLPDDSQLLALVKEEAQRYAKLSGRKVRSDNDTLQQLVANLKGLTFSDARRLVRGAIVDDGAITQDDVPAVSRAKMALLDMDGVMSFEYDTARFSDVAGLEVMKTWLAQRQQAFMTAERKLRPRGLLLFGVQGSGKSLAAKAVAGSWGLPLLRLDFGTLYNKFFGETERNLREALKLAETMSPCVVWIDEIEKGLGQDSNDAGVSQRILGTLLTWLAEHDAQVFVVATANNIHALPPELLRKGRLDELFFVDLPKPEIRADILRLHMHKRGLDPQRFDLAALAEESEGFSGAELEQAVVSAWHAASSEHSGPGLSTDSLLQEIRRTRPLSVVMAEPMQALRQWAASRAVAAD; encoded by the coding sequence ATGCAGGATTTACACGATTTAAGCCTGTTGCTCGACCGCCAGGTGCCGCTGTTGCTGCTGGAATCCCATGAGGAAGCGCGGGCGCTGGAGATGCTGACCCGGCTGGCCATCCGCCGCGGTCTGGCGCTGCAGCAATGGACGCTGAGCGATGGCCTGCGCCGCCTCGGGTTCGGTGAAGATATTGGCGCCAGCGAAACCACACAGCCTGCCGATGCCCTGCGCATCGTGCGTGAGCGCGAGCAGGGCGGACTGTTCATCTTCTGCGACCTGCATCCTTTTCTCGAAGAGCCTTTGGTCGTGCGTCTGCTGAAAGACATTGCCCTGCAGCATGAGCGTTACGGCAAAACCGTGGTGTTGCTCAGCCACCGCCTGCAGGCGCCGCCGGAGTTACAGCGTCTGGCCGCCAGCTTCAGCCTGCAGTTACCGGATGACAGCCAGTTGCTGGCGCTGGTGAAAGAAGAAGCCCAGCGTTACGCCAAGCTCAGTGGCCGTAAAGTGCGCAGTGATAACGACACCCTGCAGCAGCTGGTCGCCAATCTGAAGGGGCTTACTTTCTCCGATGCCCGTCGTCTGGTGCGCGGTGCCATTGTCGATGACGGCGCTATTACTCAGGATGATGTGCCGGCAGTCAGTCGCGCCAAGATGGCGTTGCTGGATATGGACGGTGTGATGAGTTTTGAATACGACACCGCGCGTTTCAGCGATGTTGCCGGTCTGGAGGTGATGAAAACCTGGCTGGCGCAGCGCCAGCAGGCCTTTATGACCGCCGAGCGTAAACTGCGGCCGCGCGGTTTACTGCTGTTCGGTGTGCAGGGCAGCGGTAAGAGTCTGGCGGCGAAGGCGGTGGCCGGTTCCTGGGGCTTACCCCTGCTGCGTCTGGATTTCGGCACCCTGTACAACAAGTTTTTCGGTGAAACCGAACGCAATCTGCGCGAAGCGCTGAAGTTGGCCGAAACCATGTCGCCCTGTGTGGTCTGGATTGACGAGATTGAGAAAGGACTGGGGCAGGACAGCAACGATGCCGGCGTCAGTCAGCGTATTCTCGGCACCTTGCTGACCTGGCTGGCAGAGCATGATGCGCAGGTATTTGTGGTGGCGACGGCGAACAATATTCATGCGCTGCCACCGGAGTTGCTGCGTAAGGGCCGTTTGGATGAACTGTTTTTTGTTGATCTGCCCAAGCCTGAGATTCGTGCTGACATTCTGCGCCTGCATATGCACAAGCGCGGGCTGGACCCGCAGCGTTTTGATCTGGCGGCACTGGCCGAAGAGAGTGAGGGTTTTTCCGGTGCCGAGCTGGAGCAGGCGGTGGTATCGGCCTGGCATGCCGCCAGCAGTGAGCATTCCGGCCCCGGTCTCAGCACGGATAGCCTGCTGCAGGAAATCCGCCGTACCCGGCCGTTGTCAGTGGTGATGGCGGAACCTATGCAGGCGTTAAGACAGTGGGCGGCGAGCCGCGCAGTCGCGGCCGATTAA
- the ilvN gene encoding acetolactate synthase small subunit: MRHIISILLENEPGALSRVVGLFAQRGYNIETLTVAPTEDNTLSRLTMTTTGDDRKIEQITKQLNKLIEVVKLVDLSEGPHIERELMLIKVKAVGAQRAEIKRTADIFRGQIVDVSASVYTIQLTGTSDKLEAFIEAIGAGCVLETVRTGVSGISRGEKILSL; this comes from the coding sequence ATGAGACACATTATTTCGATTCTGCTGGAAAACGAACCGGGTGCTTTGTCACGCGTTGTTGGTCTGTTCGCCCAGCGTGGTTACAACATTGAAACCCTGACGGTGGCGCCGACAGAAGACAACACCCTGTCACGCCTGACCATGACCACCACCGGTGATGATCGCAAGATCGAACAGATCACCAAGCAGCTGAACAAGCTGATTGAAGTGGTGAAACTGGTGGATTTGTCTGAAGGCCCGCACATTGAACGCGAGCTGATGCTGATCAAAGTAAAAGCGGTGGGTGCGCAGCGTGCGGAAATCAAACGTACTGCCGACATCTTCCGTGGTCAGATCGTGGATGTGTCTGCCAGCGTGTATACCATCCAGCTGACCGGAACCAGCGACAAACTGGAAGCTTTTATTGAAGCAATCGGTGCTGGCTGTGTTCTGGAAACGGTACGTACCGGTGTGTCCGGTATTTCCCGCGGCGAGAAAATTCTGAGCCTGTAA
- the pgeF gene encoding peptidoglycan editing factor PgeF: MPSAESGLLIPDWDLPAGIGAAITTREGGVSLPPYEHNNLALHVADDAARVRLNRQCLWQQLPGVQGIQWLSQVHGTTVIKACGESVVPEADAQFSDRAGLACAILTADCLPVLFCAADGSQVAAAHAGWRGLAAGILLNTLATFPDPSQVRVYLGPAIGPDAFEVGPEVRKAFAWAPDHCFRAGRGDRLMADIYALARLQLLRAGVAGVAGGGFCTFSDERFYSYRRQSQTGRMASLIWIQT; this comes from the coding sequence ATGCCGAGCGCTGAGTCCGGTCTGCTGATACCCGACTGGGATCTGCCCGCGGGTATTGGTGCCGCGATTACCACCCGCGAGGGTGGTGTTTCTTTACCTCCTTACGAACATAACAACCTGGCTCTGCACGTTGCTGATGATGCGGCCCGGGTGCGGCTTAACCGCCAGTGCCTGTGGCAACAACTGCCGGGTGTGCAGGGCATTCAGTGGTTATCTCAGGTACATGGCACAACGGTGATTAAAGCCTGTGGTGAATCTGTGGTGCCTGAGGCGGACGCGCAGTTCAGTGACCGTGCCGGACTGGCCTGTGCCATTCTTACCGCCGATTGTTTGCCGGTATTGTTCTGTGCTGCTGATGGCTCGCAGGTGGCCGCTGCCCATGCCGGTTGGCGCGGACTGGCGGCCGGGATTCTGCTGAATACGCTGGCGACCTTCCCTGATCCTTCTCAGGTGCGGGTGTATCTGGGGCCAGCGATTGGCCCCGACGCCTTCGAGGTCGGGCCTGAGGTACGTAAAGCCTTTGCCTGGGCGCCGGACCATTGTTTCCGTGCCGGGCGTGGTGACCGGCTGATGGCGGATATTTATGCGCTGGCGCGGCTGCAGTTATTGCGGGCGGGAGTGGCCGGGGTTGCCGGCGGAGGATTCTGTACCTTCAGCGATGAACGCTTTTATTCCTATCGTCGCCAGAGTCAGACTGGCCGTATGGCCAGCCTGATCTGGATACAGACTTAA
- the rluD gene encoding 23S rRNA pseudouridine(1911/1915/1917) synthase RluD, translating into MSNQISNRVEVPFDMGNKRLDQVAAQLFPDYSRSRLQQWIKDGQLTVDGKPWRGRDKLTGGETLILEAELAPEGNWQAEDIPLNIIYEDDHIIVINKPADLVVHPAAGNQDGTLLNGLLHHCPQLENIPRAGIVHRLDKDTTGLMVVAKTLQAQNNLVGQLQDRSMGREYEAVVQGVMTGGGKVDQPIGRHGTQRTKMAVNPMGKEAVTHYRVLKKFPTHTYIRLKLETGRTHQIRVHMAHIGYPLVGDSTYAARTRLTKGIGPELRDTLLHFGRQALHARKLGLVHPDTDDWMEWEVDLPQDFIHLLDVLEADAER; encoded by the coding sequence ATGTCCAATCAGATTTCAAACAGGGTAGAAGTTCCCTTCGACATGGGAAACAAGCGTCTTGATCAGGTCGCTGCCCAGTTATTTCCCGACTATTCCCGTTCGCGCCTGCAGCAGTGGATCAAAGACGGCCAGCTGACGGTTGACGGTAAGCCCTGGCGCGGCCGCGATAAGCTCACTGGCGGCGAAACCCTGATTCTGGAAGCCGAGCTGGCGCCTGAGGGGAACTGGCAGGCGGAAGATATCCCGCTCAACATCATTTATGAAGATGATCACATCATTGTCATCAACAAACCTGCGGACCTGGTGGTTCACCCGGCCGCCGGTAATCAGGATGGCACTCTGCTGAACGGCTTGTTGCATCATTGCCCGCAGCTGGAGAATATCCCCCGTGCCGGTATCGTGCACCGTCTGGATAAGGACACCACCGGTCTGATGGTGGTCGCCAAAACCCTGCAGGCGCAGAATAATCTGGTCGGTCAGCTGCAGGACCGCTCCATGGGGCGTGAATACGAAGCGGTAGTGCAGGGCGTGATGACCGGCGGCGGCAAAGTTGACCAGCCGATTGGCCGTCATGGTACTCAGCGCACCAAAATGGCGGTGAATCCTATGGGGAAAGAAGCCGTCACCCACTATCGCGTGCTGAAAAAATTTCCGACCCACACCTATATCCGCCTCAAGCTGGAAACCGGCCGTACGCACCAGATCCGGGTGCATATGGCGCATATCGGTTATCCGCTGGTGGGCGACTCCACCTATGCGGCGCGTACCCGTCTGACCAAAGGCATCGGCCCGGAACTGCGCGATACGCTGCTGCACTTTGGCCGCCAGGCTCTGCATGCGCGCAAGCTGGGTCTGGTTCATCCGGATACCGACGACTGGATGGAGTGGGAAGTGGATCTGCCGCAGGATTTTATTCACCTGCTCGATGTGCTCGAAGCCGATGCCGAGCGCTGA
- a CDS encoding DUF4124 domain-containing protein — MRFFTAFFALLLATASLTVQADKMYRWVDENGQTHFSNLPPADKAKNAEEYKVRVSKPADKVDGYQISTDKVKETTTEASESSEPKVSKAEAEAACAKARKHKETVSTNYSTRFKQEDGEYRPLTDDQRAKQIKLADEQIAKYCNMTFSNKTRNQ, encoded by the coding sequence ATGCGTTTTTTTACTGCTTTTTTTGCTCTGCTGCTTGCCACTGCAAGCCTGACGGTTCAGGCCGACAAAATGTACCGCTGGGTGGATGAAAATGGTCAGACCCATTTTTCCAACCTGCCTCCCGCTGACAAGGCTAAAAATGCTGAAGAATATAAGGTCCGCGTCAGCAAACCCGCGGACAAAGTCGATGGCTATCAAATCAGCACCGATAAAGTAAAAGAAACGACGACAGAAGCCAGTGAAAGCAGCGAACCAAAGGTGAGTAAAGCCGAAGCGGAGGCCGCCTGTGCCAAAGCACGAAAACACAAAGAAACGGTCAGTACCAATTACAGTACCCGTTTCAAGCAGGAAGACGGCGAATACCGCCCGTTAACTGACGATCAGCGGGCAAAGCAGATCAAACTGGCGGACGAGCAGATTGCCAAATACTGCAACATGACCTTTTCCAACAAGACCCGTAATCAGTAA
- the coq7 gene encoding 2-polyprenyl-3-methyl-6-methoxy-1,4-benzoquinone monooxygenase — MNANSRRYSLFDKLIQNADQALRTLVPGAAQEERPSPAQQRPYHELNEAEQKHAAGLMRINHTGEVCAQALYQGQALTAKLPEVREAMEEAAREEIDHLVWCEDRIKDLGSHTSRLNPLFYGLSFGIGALAGKISDKVSLGFVAATEEQVCKHLSQHMTSLPVQDEKSKAVLLQMLEDEAKHATVALEAGGHKFPLPVKLAMTAVSKVMTKSVYRF, encoded by the coding sequence ATGAATGCCAACTCCCGTCGCTACTCGCTGTTCGACAAACTGATTCAGAACGCCGATCAGGCATTACGCACACTGGTGCCCGGTGCTGCACAGGAAGAACGCCCGTCCCCGGCGCAGCAGCGCCCGTATCACGAGCTGAACGAGGCCGAACAGAAACACGCCGCCGGGCTGATGCGTATTAACCATACCGGTGAAGTCTGCGCCCAGGCGCTGTATCAGGGTCAGGCGTTAACCGCCAAGTTGCCTGAGGTACGGGAAGCCATGGAAGAAGCCGCCCGCGAAGAAATTGATCATCTGGTGTGGTGCGAAGACCGCATCAAAGATCTGGGCAGCCATACCAGCCGTCTGAATCCGCTGTTTTACGGCCTGTCATTCGGCATCGGCGCTCTGGCCGGAAAAATCTCCGACAAAGTCAGTCTGGGTTTTGTCGCCGCCACCGAAGAACAGGTGTGCAAGCATCTGAGCCAGCATATGACCAGCCTGCCGGTGCAGGACGAAAAGAGCAAAGCGGTGCTGCTGCAGATGCTGGAAGACGAAGCCAAGCACGCCACTGTTGCCCTCGAAGCCGGCGGCCATAAATTCCCGCTGCCGGTCAAACTGGCGATGACTGCGGTATCGAAAGTGATGACCAAATCCGTTTATCGCTTCTGA
- a CDS encoding acetolactate synthase 3 large subunit: protein MELLSGGEMLVRALHESGVEYIYGYPGGSLLHVYDALYKQSAVKHVLVRHEQAAAHMADGYARATGKPGVVMVTSGPGATNTITGIATAFTDSIPMVVISGQVMSHLVGDDAFQETDMLGVSRPIVKHSFSVRRPEDIPELVAKAFHIASTGRPGPVVIDIPKDMTMPNERYEYVYPKKVKLRSYTPPQRGHSGQIKKAVELLLKAKRPVIYAGGGVIIDGSSDKLRALVDRLDFPCTNTLMGLGSYPGTGERFVGMLGMHGTYEANMTMHHADVVLAIGARFDDRVTNATSKFCPDAKIIHIDIDPSSISKTIIVDVPIVGPVGNVLDEMMALLDESNEVPDAEAIASWWKQINEWRQRHAMRYEKNDSQLMKPQEVIEAIWAATKGDAYVTSDVGQHQMFAAQYYKFDKPNRWINSGGLGTMGFGFPAAMGIKMNFPEEMVVCVTGEGSIQMNIQELSTCLQYGIPVKILCLNNGSLGMVRQWQDMNYEGRHSHSYMESLPDFIKLVEAYGHVGIRVTGRDELPQALEDTFNKYNDRLVFLDVAVDPEEHVYPMQVPAGSMRDMWLSKTERT from the coding sequence GTGGAATTACTTTCCGGCGGAGAAATGTTGGTTCGTGCACTGCATGAATCAGGCGTCGAATATATTTACGGTTACCCGGGCGGCTCGCTGCTGCACGTTTATGATGCGTTGTACAAGCAGAGCGCAGTCAAGCACGTCCTGGTCCGTCATGAGCAGGCGGCTGCTCATATGGCTGATGGTTATGCGCGTGCAACCGGTAAGCCAGGTGTGGTCATGGTCACCTCTGGTCCGGGTGCCACCAATACCATCACCGGTATTGCCACGGCGTTTACCGACTCGATTCCTATGGTCGTCATTTCTGGTCAGGTGATGAGCCATCTGGTGGGCGACGATGCCTTCCAGGAAACTGACATGCTGGGTGTGTCGCGTCCTATTGTTAAGCACAGCTTCAGTGTGCGCCGTCCGGAAGATATCCCTGAGCTGGTGGCTAAAGCCTTCCACATTGCCAGCACTGGCCGTCCGGGTCCGGTTGTTATCGACATCCCGAAAGACATGACCATGCCGAATGAGCGTTACGAATACGTTTATCCGAAGAAGGTCAAATTGCGTTCTTACACGCCACCGCAGCGTGGTCACTCCGGCCAGATCAAAAAGGCCGTTGAGCTGCTGCTGAAAGCCAAACGTCCGGTTATTTATGCTGGTGGTGGCGTCATTATCGATGGCAGCTCCGACAAGCTGCGTGCACTGGTTGATCGTCTGGATTTCCCTTGCACCAACACGCTGATGGGTCTGGGTTCTTACCCGGGTACCGGCGAGCGTTTTGTTGGCATGCTGGGTATGCACGGTACCTATGAAGCGAACATGACCATGCACCACGCTGATGTGGTTCTGGCTATTGGCGCGCGCTTCGATGACCGTGTAACCAACGCGACCAGCAAGTTCTGTCCGGATGCCAAGATCATTCATATCGACATTGATCCGTCTTCAATCTCCAAGACCATCATCGTTGATGTACCTATCGTTGGCCCGGTTGGCAACGTGCTGGATGAAATGATGGCGCTGCTGGATGAAAGCAACGAAGTACCGGATGCCGAAGCCATTGCGTCCTGGTGGAAACAGATCAACGAATGGCGCCAGCGTCATGCGATGCGTTATGAGAAAAACGACTCGCAGCTGATGAAGCCGCAGGAAGTGATCGAAGCGATCTGGGCGGCCACCAAGGGTGACGCTTACGTGACTTCTGACGTTGGTCAGCACCAGATGTTTGCTGCGCAGTACTACAAGTTTGATAAGCCAAACCGCTGGATCAACTCCGGTGGTCTGGGAACCATGGGCTTTGGTTTCCCGGCGGCGATGGGCATCAAGATGAACTTCCCGGAAGAAATGGTTGTATGTGTGACCGGTGAAGGCTCTATCCAGATGAATATCCAGGAACTGTCGACCTGTCTGCAGTACGGCATTCCGGTAAAAATCCTGTGTCTGAACAACGGCTCTCTGGGCATGGTTCGTCAGTGGCAGGACATGAACTACGAAGGTCGTCACTCCCACTCGTACATGGAGTCCCTGCCGGACTTCATCAAACTGGTGGAAGCCTATGGCCACGTGGGTATCCGCGTGACCGGCCGCGATGAGCTGCCACAGGCACTGGAAGACACCTTCAATAAATACAATGACCGTCTGGTCTTCCTCGACGTTGCCGTCGACCCGGAAGAACACGTGTATCCGATGCAGGTGCCGGCTGGCTCCATGCGTGATATGTGGCTGAGCAAGACGGAGCGGACCTGA